The following is a genomic window from Variovorax paradoxus.
CATGCCTTGCAGCAAGGGATGTGCCTGCAAGCGCTGCTGCAGCCGCTTTTTCCATGGTGCAGGCAGCGTCGATGCGTCGATCATCGCGGGCCACTGGCTGCGCGCGAGCCTTGCCGTGTCTGCAATGACGCGTCGGACCAACGGTTCGTGCAAGCCGGTTGAGAAGCAGAAGGCGCGCACATTGGCGGGCGTGAACAGGGCCGTGCGCTTGGGCGTGGCGCCTCCCCCCGCAGGCAGAAGCGGCAAGGCATGGCCGTCGACGCCCTGGAGTGCGGCATAGGCCACGATGTCGTAGGCCGGAGCCAGCCGCGGTGCAACGCCGTCGGGATAGATCACGCCGAAGTTCTTCAGGTGCGCGTCGGGGTTGCCGAGCAGGTCGTTCACCGCCAAGCGCCGCACAAGTTCGAGCACGGCTTCTTCGCCCATCGAAGGAAAGGCGCGCATGGCGAGCGCCATGTCGAGGTAGCTGCCGCTGTACTTGTGCATCGGGTCGACGGCAAGTACTTGCGCAAAATCTTCGAAATGAATGCGGCGTGCGCCTTCGCGGTCGAAGCGCGTGACGGCAAGAAAATCCGGCTCGTCGGGCAGCGCATAACTGTGCTCGGCCGCAATGGCGGAGAGCGGTGCCAGTTCGGCATGGCACACCTCGACGCCGGCCGCGCCTGCCAACTGAAGCGAGAGCATTTCGAGCTGCGGCATGTGCGGCCGGCCGGCCATGGGCAGCTTGGCGATCACGCGCGTGCTGGCCCCGGCGCGCGTGCGGGCCACGTAGCGCCCGCCTTGTCGGCGCAGGCCGAGCTTGGGTTGCACGCCCGACACCGAAATGCCTTGCGGCATAGGCAGCTCGACCACGGACATTTC
Proteins encoded in this region:
- a CDS encoding type II toxin-antitoxin system HipA family toxin; this translates as MNVKILEISLGSRRFGKLFQYADLCRFVAEPELVAAPPAEVLSLSMVASDPATQSALWSDVKNPLFNAQGGQLPRFFQNLLPEGVLRSHIAQLRGCRENDHFELLAACGGDLPGAVSARPVSVDRGTLQRLITQDQDALEMSVVELPMPQGISVSGVQPKLGLRRQGGRYVARTRAGASTRVIAKLPMAGRPHMPQLEMLSLQLAGAAGVEVCHAELAPLSAIAAEHSYALPDEPDFLAVTRFDREGARRIHFEDFAQVLAVDPMHKYSGSYLDMALAMRAFPSMGEEAVLELVRRLAVNDLLGNPDAHLKNFGVIYPDGVAPRLAPAYDIVAYAALQGVDGHALPLLPAGGGATPKRTALFTPANVRAFCFSTGLHEPLVRRVIADTARLARSQWPAMIDASTLPAPWKKRLQQRLQAHPLLQGMAKRGK